AGATAGGACAGCGGAATCAGCACCTTCGAGGGCGCGGTACTCGTTTCCTTGGCCAATTGCATGAAAAGCGGCAGCATCACCACCACCAGCGGCGTGTTGTTCACGAAGGCCGACATGATGCAGACAAGGACGGACATCACCAGCATGGTCAGCATGGGATGGGTGCCCACATGGCGCGAGGCCTTGCGCCCGAACCATTCCAGCGCCCCGGTCCGCACCAGCCCGCCGACGATGATGAACATGAAGGCGATGGTCCACGGCGCCGGGTTCGACAGCACGGCGGGGACATGCGACACGTCCAGAATGCCCAGCAGCAACAGCGCCAGTGTGCCAAGGATCGCCGTGACTTCGGGGGGATAGGTTTCCCGCACGAACAGCGTCAGCATCGCGATGATCAGAAAAATGGTGGTGACGGCGGCAGCCGTCCCGGTCAGTTCAAATCCGAGCATTAAGCACTCTTGTCTTCAGACCGCTGCTGGCCCATCGCCCGCATACTGCGACGATTAGCCAGCGGGCCGCAAGTGCGGCTGACGCGACCCCGCCCGTCGGGCCCGCCTTCGGGGCCGGGTATGAGGCGCGGGTGGGGCAGCATTTGCAGGGGTTCAGCCCGCTTCGGGATGGGTTTGCGACAACCTGCCGCCGTCGCGCAGGGGGGTGACGCTGCGGGCCAGACCGGTGCGGTCATCGGTCTCGACCAGTACGCCGGACAGGGTCGCCTCGGCCTCGGCGGGGGTGAAACGGTCGCGAATCATGCCGGTCAGGAAGCGGCGCAGGGGTTCGGCCTTTTCCATTCCGATGACGCTGTCGTAATCGCCGCACATGCCCGCGTCGGACAGATAGGCCGTGCCGCGATTGAGGATCTGGGCATCGGCGGTCGGCACATGGGTATGGGTTCCCACCACCAGACTGGCGCGACCGTCGCAATAATGGCCCATCGCCATCTTCTCGCTGGTCGCCTCGGCATGGATGTCCAGCACCGCCGCCTGCACCATGCCGCCCGAAGGATGCGCCCGCAGCACCCCGTCCACGGCGGAAAACGGATCGTCGAAGGGCCGCGACATGAACACCTGACCCAGTGCCTGCACCACCAGCACCTTGCGCCCGCGCTGGTCGCTGAAGATGCCGTAACCCCGCCCCGGCGCGTCGCGCGCGATGTTCAGCGGGCGGATCACGCGGGGTTCGCGGTCGATATAGGCCAGCATGTCCTTCTGATCGAAGGCATGGTCGCCCAAGGTGACGCAATCGGCCCCCGATTGCAGCAAAAGCTGCGCGTGACCGGCGCTGAGCCCGCGACCGCCGCTGGCGTTCTCGCCATTGACGATCACGAAATCCACCTTCAGCCGGGCCCGAAGTCCGGTCAGACGTTCCGAAATTGCGCGGCGGCCGGACCGCCCCATGACATCGCCAAGAAACAGAATACGCATGACGCCTAGGCGTAAGCGAAACGCGCGCCACCCTCAAGCCGGGTTCTGCCGCTGGCGCGCGCGCGGATGGCCCAAGGATCGACACTGGCGCGGCGGGCGGAATAAACTGGCGGCGCGCGCGTTCTGGTCAAGGCCCCGCCGGTTTTCACTGATACAAGGTTTGCATTCATGTCCACGACCCATCGCCTTTGCCTGATGGCCCTTCTTGCGGGGGCCACGATCCTGACCGGCCTGCCCGATCCGTTCCCCGGTCCCGGCGGCTGGCAGCAGGCAGCGTGGGCGGGCGATGACGACGACGATGATGATGACGACGATGACGGTC
The Paracoccus alcaliphilus DNA segment above includes these coding regions:
- a CDS encoding TIGR00282 family metallophosphoesterase, which encodes MRILFLGDVMGRSGRRAISERLTGLRARLKVDFVIVNGENASGGRGLSAGHAQLLLQSGADCVTLGDHAFDQKDMLAYIDREPRVIRPLNIARDAPGRGYGIFSDQRGRKVLVVQALGQVFMSRPFDDPFSAVDGVLRAHPSGGMVQAAVLDIHAEATSEKMAMGHYCDGRASLVVGTHTHVPTADAQILNRGTAYLSDAGMCGDYDSVIGMEKAEPLRRFLTGMIRDRFTPAEAEATLSGVLVETDDRTGLARSVTPLRDGGRLSQTHPEAG